The Lycium barbarum isolate Lr01 chromosome 12, ASM1917538v2, whole genome shotgun sequence genome includes a region encoding these proteins:
- the LOC132625165 gene encoding B3 domain-containing protein REM16-like: MATICERCKVVEKQKYWDDFDKHQFFKVMMNDFRRRLRIPVKFVKNLKDSHKLLGHKILTGPSGNSWVVEVKRRDEDDYVFCNDGWETFVKDHCLEDTDLLVFKMNNFTSFDVMIFDSTACEKEDTFFVKKHRNPCKHPDEVTDEHSNEEYGYGDDDTDEEDNIREPIRRKGSESSRGKQNQFHSAQPSKGKKMKKILVAKQDNRTRKCTPSLLRKMNVEPEEKVPILSNRRQVPEKEKIRVHQLASRHTSSVPSVLMTMQPTHVNMGQLKLPKAWHQKYMRQKSEAITLRIPSSGRRWAATISCRKEGLVIQSGWEDFVRDNELDEIDTCVFELAQGGKHNLQPVVLDVYIYRVKNEIMLPYSNSTS; the protein is encoded by the exons ATGGCTACAATTTGTGAGAGGTGCAAAGTGGTTGAGAAACAAAAGTATTGGGATGATTTCGACAAACATCAGTTCTTCAAAGTGATGATGAATGATTTCAGGCGTAGGTTG CGCATTCCAGTCAAGTTTGTGAAAAATTTAAAAGACAGTCACAAACTGTTGGGCCATAAGATTCTAACAGGTCCAAGTGGAAATTCATGGGTAGTTGAGGTTAAGAGAAGAGATGAGGATGATTATGTTTTTTGCAATGATGGCTGGGAGACATTTGTTAAAGACCATTGCTTGGAAGATACAGATCTGTTGGTGTTCAAGATGAATAATTTTACATCTTTTGATGTAATGATCTTTGACTCAACTGCGTGTGAGAAAGAGGACACTTTCTTTGTTAAAAAACATAGGAACCCCTGCAAACATCCGGACGAAGTAACGGATGAACATTCCAATGAGGAATATGGTTATGGAGATGATGATACAGATGAGGAGGATAACATACGAGAGCCGATAAGGCGCAAAGGAAGCGAATCTTCACGTGGAAAACAGAATCAGTTCCATTCAGCTCAGCCTAGCAAAGggaaaaagatgaagaaaatcCTGGTAGCCAAGCAGGACAATAGGACAAGGAAGTGTACACCTTCGTTATTGCGCAAGATGAATGTTGAACCTG AGGAAAAAGTGCCTATTTTATCAAACAGACGCCAAGTTCCAGAGAAAGAGAAGATTAGAGTTCATCAACTGGCCTCAAGGCACACATCTTCTGTTCCTTCTGTTCTGATGACAATGCAGCCTACCCATGTCAACATGGGCCAACTg AAGCTCCCCAAAGCATGGCACCAAAAGTATATGAGGCAGAAATCTGAGGCAATCACTCTGAGAATCCCTTCGAGTGGAAGAAGGTGGGCGGCCACGATCAGTTGCAGAAAGGAAGGACTGGTGATTCAGTCAGGCTGGGAAGATTTTGTGAGGGATAATGAACTGGACGAGATTGATACTTGCGTGTTTGAGCTTGCTCAAGGAGGAAAACACAACTTACAGCCAGTTGTTTTAGATGTTTACATATATCGTGTTAAGAATGAGATCATGCTACCATACTCCAACAGCACATCTTGA
- the LOC132625164 gene encoding B3 domain-containing protein REM16-like isoform X2, with amino-acid sequence MATNCERCKVVEKQKYWEDFDKHQFFKVMMHDFGRRLRIPFRFVTNLKDSHKLLGHKILTGPSGNSWVVEVKRTEDDEYVFCNDGWETFVKDHCLEDTDLLVFKMNDFTSFDVMIFDSTACEKEDTFFVKKHRNPGKHPDEVTDEHSNEEYGYGDDDTDEEDNIREPIRRKGSESSRGKQNQFHLPQPRKGKNMKQIPVAKQDNRTRKCTPSSLRKMNVEPEEKVPVLSNRYQVPEKEKIRVHQLAPRHTYSVPSVLMTMQPTHVNMGQLLPKAWHQKYMRQKPEAITLRIPSSGRRWTATINCRKEGLVIQSGWEDFVRDNGLEEIDICVFELAQGGKHNLQPVVLDVYIYRVENEIMLPYSNSTS; translated from the exons ATGGCTACAAATTGTGAGAGGTGCAAAGTGGTTGAGAAACAAAAGTATTGGGAAGATTTCGACAAACATCAGTTCTTCAAAGTGATGATGCATGATTTCGGGCGTAGGTTG CGCATTCCATTCAGGTTTGTGACTAATTTAAAGGACAGTCACAAACTGTTGGGCCATAAGATTCTAACAGGTCCAAGTGGAAATTCATGGGTAGTTGAGGTTAAGAGAACAGAGGATGATGAGTATGTTTTTTGCAATGATGGCTGGGAGACATTTGTTAAAGACCATTGCTTGGAAGATACAGATCTGCTGGTGTTCAAGATGAATGATTTTACATCTTTTGATGTAATGATCTTTGACTCAACTGCGTGTGAGAAAGAGGACACTTTCTTTGTTAAAAAACATAGGAACCCCGGCAAACATCCGGACGAAGTAACGGATGAACATTCCAATGAGGAATATGGTTATGGAGATGATGATACAGATGAGGAGGATAACATACGAGAGCCGATAAGGCGCAAAGGAAGCGAATCTtcacgcggtaaacagaatcagtTCCATTTACCTCAGCCTAGAAAAGGGAAGAACATGAAGCAAATCCCAGTAGCCAAGCAGGACAATAGGACAAGGAAGTGTACACCTTCGTCATTGCGCAAGATGAATGTTGAACCTG AGGAAAAAGTGCCTGTTTTATCAAACAGATACCAGGTTCCAGAGAAAGAAAAGATTAGAGTTCATCAACTGGCGCCAAGGCACACATATTCTGTTCCTTCTGTTCTGATGACAATGCAGCCTACCCATGTCAACATGGGTCAACTG CTCCCCAAAGCATGGCACCAGAAGTATATGAGGCAGAAACCTGAGGCAATCACTCTGAGAATCCCTTCGAGTGGAAGAAGGTGGACGGCCACAATCAATTGCAGAAAGGAAGGACTGGTGATTCAGTCAGGCTGGGAAGATTTTGTGAGGGATAATGGACTGGAGGAGATTGATATTTGCGTGTTTGAGCTTGCTCAAGGAGGAAAACACAACTTACAGCCAGTTGTTTTAGATGTTTACATATATCGTGTTGAGAATGAGATCATGCTACCATACTCCAACAGCACATCTTGA
- the LOC132625164 gene encoding B3 domain-containing protein REM16-like isoform X1, translating to MATNCERCKVVEKQKYWEDFDKHQFFKVMMHDFGRRLRIPFRFVTNLKDSHKLLGHKILTGPSGNSWVVEVKRTEDDEYVFCNDGWETFVKDHCLEDTDLLVFKMNDFTSFDVMIFDSTACEKEDTFFVKKHRNPGKHPDEVTDEHSNEEYGYGDDDTDEEDNIREPIRRKGSESSRGKQNQFHLPQPRKGKNMKQIPVAKQDNRTRKCTPSSLRKMNVEPEEKVPVLSNRYQVPEKEKIRVHQLAPRHTYSVPSVLMTMQPTHVNMGQLKLPKAWHQKYMRQKPEAITLRIPSSGRRWTATINCRKEGLVIQSGWEDFVRDNGLEEIDICVFELAQGGKHNLQPVVLDVYIYRVENEIMLPYSNSTS from the exons ATGGCTACAAATTGTGAGAGGTGCAAAGTGGTTGAGAAACAAAAGTATTGGGAAGATTTCGACAAACATCAGTTCTTCAAAGTGATGATGCATGATTTCGGGCGTAGGTTG CGCATTCCATTCAGGTTTGTGACTAATTTAAAGGACAGTCACAAACTGTTGGGCCATAAGATTCTAACAGGTCCAAGTGGAAATTCATGGGTAGTTGAGGTTAAGAGAACAGAGGATGATGAGTATGTTTTTTGCAATGATGGCTGGGAGACATTTGTTAAAGACCATTGCTTGGAAGATACAGATCTGCTGGTGTTCAAGATGAATGATTTTACATCTTTTGATGTAATGATCTTTGACTCAACTGCGTGTGAGAAAGAGGACACTTTCTTTGTTAAAAAACATAGGAACCCCGGCAAACATCCGGACGAAGTAACGGATGAACATTCCAATGAGGAATATGGTTATGGAGATGATGATACAGATGAGGAGGATAACATACGAGAGCCGATAAGGCGCAAAGGAAGCGAATCTtcacgcggtaaacagaatcagtTCCATTTACCTCAGCCTAGAAAAGGGAAGAACATGAAGCAAATCCCAGTAGCCAAGCAGGACAATAGGACAAGGAAGTGTACACCTTCGTCATTGCGCAAGATGAATGTTGAACCTG AGGAAAAAGTGCCTGTTTTATCAAACAGATACCAGGTTCCAGAGAAAGAAAAGATTAGAGTTCATCAACTGGCGCCAAGGCACACATATTCTGTTCCTTCTGTTCTGATGACAATGCAGCCTACCCATGTCAACATGGGTCAACTG AAGCTCCCCAAAGCATGGCACCAGAAGTATATGAGGCAGAAACCTGAGGCAATCACTCTGAGAATCCCTTCGAGTGGAAGAAGGTGGACGGCCACAATCAATTGCAGAAAGGAAGGACTGGTGATTCAGTCAGGCTGGGAAGATTTTGTGAGGGATAATGGACTGGAGGAGATTGATATTTGCGTGTTTGAGCTTGCTCAAGGAGGAAAACACAACTTACAGCCAGTTGTTTTAGATGTTTACATATATCGTGTTGAGAATGAGATCATGCTACCATACTCCAACAGCACATCTTGA